From Rhodopseudomonas palustris, a single genomic window includes:
- the cobU gene encoding bifunctional adenosylcobinamide kinase/adenosylcobinamide-phosphate guanylyltransferase — MSALISTLVLGGARSGKSVFGERLVAESGLARIYLATATASDDEMSDRIAHHRARRGEGWTTIEEPLGLVDALTQHAGRGRAVLVDCLTLWLFNLMEAGRDPEVEARRLARFLGVAAGPIVLVSNEVGLGLVPETPLGRAFRDAQGRLNQTIAAAVPNVAFIAAGLPLWLKRQTGE; from the coding sequence ATGAGCGCGCTGATCTCCACCCTGGTGCTTGGCGGCGCGCGCTCCGGCAAATCGGTGTTCGGCGAACGGCTGGTCGCCGAGAGCGGCTTGGCCAGGATCTATCTCGCGACCGCCACCGCCAGCGACGACGAAATGTCCGATCGCATCGCGCATCACCGCGCCCGCCGCGGCGAGGGCTGGACCACGATCGAGGAGCCGCTCGGCTTGGTCGATGCGCTGACCCAGCACGCTGGCCGCGGCCGCGCGGTGCTGGTCGATTGCCTGACGCTGTGGCTGTTCAACCTGATGGAAGCCGGTCGCGATCCCGAGGTCGAGGCGAGGCGGCTGGCGCGCTTTCTCGGCGTCGCCGCCGGCCCGATCGTGCTCGTCTCCAACGAAGTCGGCCTCGGCCTAGTGCCGGAGACGCCGCTCGGCCGCGCCTTCCGCGACGCGCAAGGCCGCCTCAATCAGACTATCGCTGCCGCCGTGCCCAACGTCGCCTTCATCGCCGCCGGCCTGCCGCTGTGGCTGAAACGCCAGACAGGAGAGTAG
- a CDS encoding DUF1636 domain-containing protein produces MDSEPHADVSADPPRVLPGAPVMVSVCTTCKTIDGVAVGAPMLEAVRAALADAGSVQVRAVQCLSACKRAATVAVSSAGGYTFVFGDLDGTSGADAVAAFVASYQDSHYGLVPWRQRPEVLRKGTVVRLPPPQWTPDDGRAPA; encoded by the coding sequence ATGGATTCCGAGCCCCATGCCGATGTGAGCGCCGATCCGCCGCGCGTGCTGCCTGGCGCGCCGGTGATGGTCAGCGTCTGCACCACCTGCAAGACGATCGACGGCGTCGCCGTCGGTGCGCCGATGCTGGAGGCGGTCCGCGCCGCGCTGGCGGACGCCGGTTCGGTGCAGGTGCGCGCCGTGCAGTGTCTGTCCGCGTGCAAGCGCGCTGCGACCGTCGCGGTGTCGAGTGCGGGCGGCTACACCTTCGTGTTCGGCGATCTCGACGGTACCAGCGGCGCCGACGCGGTGGCGGCGTTCGTCGCCTCCTATCAAGACAGTCACTACGGTCTGGTGCCGTGGCGGCAGCGACCTGAAGTCCTGCGCAAGGGCACCGTCGTCCGCCTGCCGCCGCCGCAATGGACTCCCGACGATGGGCGGGCGCCGGCATGA
- the cobT gene encoding nicotinate-nucleotide--dimethylbenzimidazole phosphoribosyltransferase, whose amino-acid sequence MPTDTLVTWQPPSITPVDPTLKATLRARVDGKAKPLGSLGRIEDLAIELALMRHPQPPRADNAVLMVFAGDHGLTEEGVSQYPSAVTVAMVMTYLAGKATANAFAAANHVDVRVIDAGVAAQLPKHPDLIDAKIRMGTANAARQPAMSIAEACQALDRGAELARAEIAAGADVIALGEMGIGNTASSSLLLHRLGPAPLDQSIGIGAGQDADGMVKKKAAIEKAAMRSTATAPLEVLAEFGGLEIAMMAGAVLGAAAQRRPVIVDGFIATAAALVAVRLAPEARDYCVFAHRSAERGHDLALQAMDAAPLLDLRLRLGEGTGAILAVPLLRAASRLLTDVADLSDVLAGKL is encoded by the coding sequence ATGCCGACCGACACCCTCGTCACTTGGCAGCCGCCCTCGATCACCCCGGTCGACCCGACGCTGAAAGCAACCTTGCGGGCGCGGGTGGACGGCAAGGCCAAACCGCTCGGCTCGCTCGGGCGGATCGAAGACCTCGCGATCGAGCTGGCTTTGATGCGACATCCGCAGCCGCCGCGCGCCGACAACGCGGTGCTGATGGTGTTCGCCGGCGACCACGGCCTGACCGAAGAAGGCGTGTCGCAATATCCGTCCGCCGTGACGGTGGCGATGGTGATGACCTATCTGGCCGGCAAGGCCACCGCCAATGCGTTCGCGGCGGCCAACCATGTCGATGTCCGGGTGATCGATGCCGGCGTCGCCGCCCAACTGCCGAAACATCCCGACCTGATCGACGCCAAGATCCGGATGGGAACAGCCAACGCGGCGCGTCAGCCGGCGATGAGCATCGCGGAGGCCTGCCAGGCGCTCGATCGCGGCGCCGAGCTGGCGCGTGCCGAGATCGCTGCGGGCGCGGACGTGATCGCGCTCGGCGAAATGGGGATCGGCAATACGGCTTCATCGTCGTTGCTGCTGCATCGGCTCGGTCCGGCCCCGCTCGACCAGAGCATCGGCATCGGCGCCGGCCAGGACGCCGACGGGATGGTCAAGAAGAAGGCGGCGATCGAAAAGGCGGCGATGCGCAGCACCGCCACCGCACCGCTCGAAGTGCTGGCCGAATTCGGCGGGCTGGAGATCGCCATGATGGCCGGCGCGGTGCTGGGCGCCGCCGCCCAGCGCCGTCCGGTGATCGTCGACGGCTTCATCGCCACCGCCGCGGCGCTGGTCGCGGTGCGGCTGGCGCCGGAAGCCCGCGACTATTGCGTATTCGCCCACCGCTCCGCCGAGCGCGGCCACGATCTCGCGCTGCAGGCGATGGATGCCGCGCCGCTGCTCGATCTGCGGCTGCGGCTCGGCGAAGGCACCGGGGCGATCCTTGCGGTGCCGCTGCTGCGCGCCGCTTCGCGGCTGCTCACCGACGTCGCCGATCTCTCCGACGTGCTCGCAGGCAAACTATGA
- the bluB gene encoding 5,6-dimethylbenzimidazole synthase, translated as MTDPAEIAAANANPPVFDEAFRDKFAELIAWRRDVRRFKTDSVAPELIEQLLDLAQLAPSVGNSQPWRWISVDSAETRARIRANFLRCNEVAASAYQGDRAALYAKLKLEGIDVAPRQFALFCDRATAQGLGVGRQTMPEALDYSVVAMIETFWLAARTLGLGVGWVSILDPQSICTDLEVPSDWKFIAYLCVGWPVEHHVDPELVRHHWQDRTAAGRIVLSR; from the coding sequence ATGACCGATCCGGCCGAGATCGCCGCCGCCAACGCCAATCCGCCGGTGTTCGATGAAGCGTTTCGCGACAAATTCGCCGAACTGATCGCGTGGCGCCGCGACGTCCGCCGCTTCAAGACCGATTCCGTGGCGCCGGAGCTGATCGAACAACTGCTCGATCTGGCCCAGCTTGCCCCCTCGGTCGGCAACAGCCAGCCTTGGCGCTGGATCAGCGTCGACTCGGCCGAGACGCGGGCGCGGATCCGCGCCAACTTCCTGCGCTGCAACGAGGTGGCAGCGAGCGCGTATCAGGGCGACCGTGCGGCGCTGTACGCTAAACTCAAACTCGAAGGCATCGACGTCGCGCCGCGGCAGTTCGCGCTGTTCTGCGATCGCGCGACCGCACAGGGCCTCGGCGTCGGCCGCCAGACCATGCCCGAAGCGCTGGATTATTCCGTTGTGGCGATGATCGAGACCTTCTGGCTCGCCGCGCGGACGCTCGGGCTCGGGGTGGGCTGGGTGTCGATCCTCGATCCGCAGTCGATCTGCACCGATCTCGAAGTTCCATCGGACTGGAAGTTCATCGCCTATCTGTGCGTCGGCTGGCCGGTCGAGCATCACGTCGATCCCGAACTGGTGCGGCATCATTGGCAGGACCGCACCGCAGCGGGCCGGATCGTGTTGTCGCGCTGA
- a CDS encoding YbhB/YbcL family Raf kinase inhibitor-like protein, whose amino-acid sequence MKLTSPDIAEGATIAHEQLFNSFGCTGANVSPALSWSDAPAGTKSFAVTMYDPDAPTGSGWWHWVVFNIPATTTSLPKGAGDVAKGLMPEGAIQGLTDFGVPGYGGPCPPPGDKPHRYQITVFAVDVEKLPNAGAAAMPALVGFDLNFHTLAKATITGLFGR is encoded by the coding sequence ATGAAGCTCACCAGTCCCGACATCGCCGAAGGCGCCACCATTGCGCACGAGCAATTGTTCAACAGCTTCGGCTGTACCGGCGCCAACGTGTCGCCGGCCCTGAGCTGGAGCGATGCGCCGGCCGGAACCAAGAGTTTCGCGGTGACGATGTACGATCCCGATGCACCGACCGGCAGCGGCTGGTGGCACTGGGTGGTTTTCAATATTCCGGCCACGACGACGTCGCTGCCGAAAGGCGCGGGCGATGTCGCGAAGGGGTTGATGCCCGAAGGCGCGATCCAGGGGCTGACGGATTTCGGCGTGCCCGGTTACGGTGGTCCATGCCCGCCGCCGGGCGACAAGCCGCATCGCTATCAGATCACCGTGTTTGCGGTCGACGTCGAAAAGCTGCCGAACGCCGGCGCGGCCGCGATGCCGGCGCTGGTCGGTTTCGATCTCAATTTCCACACCCTGGCAAAGGCGACGATCACCGGTCTGTTCGGACGCTGA
- a CDS encoding FmdB family zinc ribbon protein, which translates to MPIYGFVCNKCGHQFETLLFSGDTAVCPACESTSLDQQLSLIAKPAKGGPEAPMCDGKGGCGGCCMPDVCA; encoded by the coding sequence ATGCCGATTTACGGCTTCGTCTGCAACAAATGCGGTCACCAGTTCGAGACCCTGCTGTTCTCCGGTGACACCGCGGTGTGTCCGGCCTGCGAAAGCACCAGCCTCGACCAGCAATTGTCGCTGATCGCCAAGCCGGCCAAGGGCGGGCCGGAAGCTCCGATGTGCGACGGCAAGGGTGGCTGCGGCGGCTGCTGCATGCCGGACGTCTGCGCATAG
- the cutA gene encoding divalent-cation tolerance protein CutA has protein sequence MDQGEACVVMVTAPSKEEAERLAVATLEARLAACVQIQAITSHYWWDGKITSDTEQLLLFKTLPAKFAALRDLITSLHSYDTPEIIQLPVTAGAEKYLGWIRRETGA, from the coding sequence ATGGATCAGGGCGAGGCCTGCGTGGTTATGGTCACCGCGCCGAGCAAGGAGGAAGCGGAACGCTTGGCAGTCGCAACACTCGAGGCCCGGCTCGCCGCCTGCGTCCAAATCCAGGCCATCACCAGCCACTATTGGTGGGACGGCAAGATCACCAGCGACACCGAGCAACTGCTGTTGTTCAAGACCCTGCCGGCGAAATTCGCTGCCTTGCGCGACCTGATCACCTCGCTGCACTCCTACGATACCCCGGAGATCATCCAGCTCCCGGTGACCGCGGGCGCCGAGAAATATCTCGGCTGGATCAGGCGGGAGACCGGCGCGTAG
- a CDS encoding GIY-YIG nuclease family protein: MTVAAHTACPPGPGAYVVAIAVAAPLAVRLGGGVSARLRPGRYLYCGSAYGPGGLPARLGRHFRKDKSIRWHVDQLTTAGEVRGAWAIPGGDECEMVARLGFLPLPIEGFGASDCAHCRSHLLRWPSRVSARAIRAALAADGEPPVWLRGSATRRSPA, from the coding sequence ATGACCGTCGCCGCGCACACCGCCTGTCCGCCCGGCCCCGGCGCCTATGTGGTGGCGATCGCGGTCGCGGCGCCACTCGCGGTCCGGCTCGGCGGCGGGGTATCTGCCCGGCTCAGGCCGGGCCGCTATCTGTATTGCGGGTCGGCCTATGGGCCGGGCGGTCTGCCGGCGCGGCTCGGCCGGCATTTCCGCAAGGACAAATCGATCCGCTGGCACGTCGATCAATTGACCACGGCCGGCGAGGTCAGAGGCGCCTGGGCGATCCCGGGCGGCGACGAATGCGAGATGGTGGCACGGCTTGGGTTTCTCCCGCTGCCGATCGAGGGATTCGGCGCCAGTGACTGCGCGCACTGCCGCAGTCACCTGCTGCGCTGGCCGTCGCGCGTATCAGCGCGCGCCATTCGTGCCGCGCTCGCCGCGGACGGCGAACCGCCGGTGTGGCTACGGGGAAGCGCTACGCGCCGGTCTCCCGCCTGA
- a CDS encoding YheT family hydrolase has protein sequence MTDLRSYRAPWWLPGGHLQTIWPTLFAQPRASQAIKLIRERWRAPDGDFIDIDHLPGPDHAPWLVLFHGLEGSSTSRYAIAFAQGAVARGWRLSIPHFRGCSGELNLAPRSYHSGDFQEVGWLLARIRDRADAPVLAAGVSLGGNALLRWAEEAGSGAAEIARAVAAVSAPLDLVAAGAAIDSGINRLLYTRHFLRTMIPNALAKWQQHPGLFDRERVQRATTLREFDDAFTAPLHGFAGVDDYWTRASSKPHLHTIKIPALVVNARNDPFVPAASLPTPDEAGAMVTLWQPEQGGHVGFATGPWPGRVTAMPEAVSDWLGSILGG, from the coding sequence ATGACTGACCTGCGATCCTATCGCGCGCCGTGGTGGTTGCCCGGCGGCCATCTGCAAACCATCTGGCCGACGCTGTTCGCGCAGCCGCGGGCCTCGCAAGCCATCAAGCTCATCCGCGAACGCTGGCGGGCGCCCGACGGCGACTTCATCGACATCGATCATCTGCCGGGGCCCGATCATGCGCCGTGGCTGGTGCTGTTTCACGGACTCGAAGGATCGTCGACGAGCCGCTACGCGATCGCGTTCGCGCAGGGCGCTGTGGCGCGCGGCTGGCGGCTGTCGATCCCGCATTTCCGCGGCTGCTCGGGCGAACTCAATTTGGCGCCACGCTCGTACCACTCCGGCGACTTTCAGGAAGTCGGCTGGCTGCTGGCGCGAATTCGCGACCGCGCCGACGCGCCGGTACTCGCCGCCGGGGTCTCGCTCGGCGGCAACGCGCTGCTGCGCTGGGCCGAAGAAGCCGGCAGCGGCGCTGCAGAGATCGCACGCGCAGTGGCGGCGGTCTCAGCGCCGCTCGATCTCGTGGCCGCCGGTGCAGCGATCGACAGCGGCATCAACCGCCTGCTCTACACCCGGCACTTCCTGCGCACGATGATCCCGAATGCGCTGGCGAAATGGCAGCAGCACCCCGGACTGTTCGATCGCGAACGGGTTCAGCGTGCCACGACCTTGCGCGAATTCGACGACGCCTTCACTGCGCCGCTGCACGGCTTCGCCGGCGTCGACGACTACTGGACCCGCGCCTCCTCCAAGCCGCATCTGCACACGATCAAGATCCCGGCGCTGGTGGTGAACGCGCGCAACGATCCGTTCGTGCCGGCCGCCTCGCTGCCGACCCCGGACGAAGCCGGCGCGATGGTGACGCTATGGCAGCCCGAGCAAGGCGGTCATGTCGGCTTCGCCACCGGTCCGTGGCCGGGCCGGGTCACCGCGATGCCCGAGGCGGTCAGCGACTGGCTCGGCTCAATCCTCGGCGGCTAA
- a CDS encoding DUF1045 domain-containing protein: MSNFPRYAIYYLPAAGSALAQFGAAMLGYDVVSGEDVPFAAPTAAITDWRDVTADPRGYGFHATLKAPFGLIGGRSESELLWACATFAETPRAIPQIAPVIRSIGGFIALVPEAPSESLQQLAADCVRDFDEFRAPLSAEDRARRKPERLTPAQVGYLDRWGYPYVMDEFRFHMTLTGSLDPARHDELLALLREQFAATGIDRIAINRIAVLRQDARGARFKSIAQFELRSADY, encoded by the coding sequence ATGTCGAATTTTCCACGCTACGCGATTTATTATCTGCCCGCCGCGGGCAGCGCTCTGGCGCAGTTCGGGGCGGCGATGCTCGGTTACGATGTCGTCTCCGGCGAGGACGTGCCGTTCGCTGCGCCGACTGCGGCGATCACGGACTGGCGAGACGTCACCGCAGACCCGAGGGGCTACGGCTTTCACGCCACCCTGAAGGCGCCGTTCGGGTTGATCGGTGGCCGCAGCGAGAGCGAATTGCTGTGGGCCTGTGCGACCTTCGCCGAAACGCCGCGGGCGATTCCGCAGATTGCCCCGGTGATCAGGTCGATCGGTGGGTTCATCGCGCTGGTGCCGGAAGCGCCGTCCGAGTCGCTGCAGCAGCTCGCGGCCGATTGCGTGCGCGACTTCGATGAATTTCGGGCGCCGCTGTCGGCGGAGGATCGCGCCCGGCGCAAGCCGGAACGGCTGACGCCTGCGCAGGTCGGGTATCTCGACCGATGGGGCTATCCCTATGTGATGGACGAGTTCCGGTTTCACATGACGCTGACCGGTTCGCTCGATCCGGCCCGCCACGACGAATTGCTGGCGCTGCTGCGCGAGCAGTTCGCGGCGACCGGCATCGACCGCATCGCGATCAATCGGATCGCGGTGCTGCGCCAGGACGCGCGCGGGGCGCGGTTCAAGAGCATTGCGCAGTTCGAACTGCGCAGCGCCGACTATTAG
- a CDS encoding alpha-D-ribose 1-methylphosphonate 5-triphosphate diphosphatase, with product MSEIAIEGGRTLIGDEIAEASLQIAGGAIAAVGSTSGNAAIRIDARGLLVLPGIVDLHGDAFERQMMPRPGVDFPIDVALIDSDRQAIANGLTTVFHAVTWSWEPGLRSAENARRMLDAIDLTKPRLSADTRIHLRHETFNLDAVDEIAQWIGDRRIDLFAFNDHMDSTLANLAKPQKRNRMVERTGLSDEAFDRLVERIAARGDEVPQANRRLAAIAREVSMPMLSHDDDTPAMRQGYRDLGVGIAEFPTTEETARDAALHGDFIVFGSPNVVRGGSHTGWTKAADMIAKGLCSVLASDYYYPAPLLAAFRLVHDGILPLEQGWKLISENPARAAGLAERGTIASGQRADVLLVDDRVALRPRIVAVIAGGRLVHVDDPERFVITRKLPHPAGVAA from the coding sequence ATGAGCGAGATCGCGATCGAAGGCGGCCGGACGCTTATTGGCGACGAGATTGCCGAGGCTTCGCTGCAGATCGCTGGCGGCGCCATCGCGGCGGTCGGCTCCACCAGCGGCAACGCCGCGATCCGGATCGATGCGCGCGGCCTGCTGGTGCTGCCCGGTATCGTCGATCTGCACGGCGATGCGTTCGAGCGGCAGATGATGCCGCGGCCCGGCGTCGATTTTCCGATCGACGTGGCGCTGATCGACAGCGACCGTCAGGCGATCGCCAACGGTCTGACCACGGTGTTTCACGCTGTCACCTGGTCTTGGGAGCCCGGCCTGCGCAGCGCCGAGAACGCCCGGCGAATGCTCGACGCGATCGATCTGACCAAGCCGCGACTGTCGGCCGACACCCGCATCCATCTGCGCCACGAGACCTTCAATCTCGATGCGGTCGACGAGATCGCGCAGTGGATCGGCGACCGCCGCATCGACCTGTTCGCTTTCAACGATCACATGGATTCGACGCTGGCCAATCTCGCCAAGCCGCAGAAGCGCAACCGGATGGTCGAGCGCACCGGCCTCAGCGACGAGGCATTCGACCGGTTGGTCGAGCGCATCGCGGCGCGCGGCGACGAAGTGCCGCAGGCCAATCGGCGTCTCGCCGCTATCGCGCGCGAGGTGTCGATGCCGATGCTGTCGCACGACGACGATACTCCGGCGATGCGGCAGGGCTATCGTGATCTCGGCGTCGGCATCGCCGAATTTCCCACCACCGAGGAGACCGCGCGCGACGCAGCGCTGCACGGCGACTTCATCGTGTTCGGCTCGCCGAACGTGGTGCGCGGCGGCAGTCACACCGGCTGGACCAAGGCGGCCGACATGATCGCCAAGGGGCTGTGCTCGGTCCTGGCCTCCGACTACTACTATCCGGCGCCGCTGCTCGCCGCGTTCCGCCTGGTGCATGACGGCATCCTGCCGCTGGAACAGGGCTGGAAGCTGATCTCGGAGAATCCAGCGCGCGCCGCCGGGCTCGCCGAGCGCGGCACGATCGCGAGCGGCCAGCGCGCCGACGTGCTGCTGGTCGACGATCGCGTCGCGCTGCGGCCGCGGATCGTCGCGGTGATCGCCGGCGGCCGGCTGGTGCATGTCGACGATCCGGAGCGGTTCGTGATCACGCGCAAACTGCCGCACCCGGCTGGCGTCGCCGCATGA
- a CDS encoding acetyltransferase, with amino-acid sequence MAAKLLSVAPTVDPTAKLHDVTLGAYCEVGARTILNEVAIGDYSYVVNDSQITYTGIGKFCSIAAMTRINPGNHPMQRATQAHFTYRASTYFEGESDDAEFFAWRRSHHVEIGHDVWIGHGAIVLPGRNIGTGAVVAAGAIVTRDVPAYTIVAGNPARPIRRRFSEAVAERLVALAWWDWSHDALRNALPDFRKLSVEDFLDKYEATAMTQRAAGREPAAEQQVTG; translated from the coding sequence ATGGCCGCGAAATTGCTATCGGTCGCGCCGACCGTCGATCCGACCGCCAAGCTGCACGACGTCACGCTCGGCGCCTATTGCGAAGTCGGTGCCCGCACCATCCTGAACGAAGTGGCGATTGGCGACTACTCCTACGTCGTCAACGACTCGCAGATCACCTACACCGGCATCGGCAAGTTCTGCTCGATCGCGGCCATGACCCGGATCAACCCCGGCAATCACCCGATGCAGCGCGCCACGCAGGCGCACTTCACCTACCGGGCCAGCACCTATTTCGAGGGCGAGAGCGACGACGCCGAGTTCTTCGCCTGGCGGCGGTCGCATCACGTCGAGATCGGCCACGACGTCTGGATCGGTCACGGCGCCATCGTGCTGCCGGGCCGCAACATCGGTACCGGTGCGGTGGTTGCAGCAGGCGCGATCGTCACCCGGGACGTGCCGGCCTACACCATCGTGGCCGGCAATCCGGCGCGGCCGATCCGCCGCCGCTTCTCCGAGGCGGTGGCCGAGCGGCTGGTCGCGCTGGCGTGGTGGGACTGGAGCCACGACGCGCTGCGCAATGCACTGCCGGACTTCCGGAAACTGTCAGTGGAAGACTTCCTCGACAAATATGAAGCCACGGCCATGACGCAACGGGCGGCGGGCCGGGAGCCGGCAGCAGAACAGCAGGTGACGGGATGA